The Salicibibacter halophilus DNA window CCGGATGATGGAACCCCGAAAGGGGGGAATATCCCTTTTCATGGTCCCATCCCTTTTAATCCCAGGGTGGCGAACCTTATTTAAGGGATCCGTGCGGGTCGATCACGAATTTTTTCGGAGCCCCCTGATCGAAATCCGCGTAGCCTTCCGGTGCTTCATCCAAGGAAATAACTTGAGCGTTGACGGCTTTCGCGATTTGCGCGTTGCCCGATAAAATGGATTTCATCAAACCGCGGTTATAATACATCGCCGGTGTCTGCCCGGTAACAAAGGTATGAGCTTTCGCCCACCCTTGTCCGAAGCGGACGTTTAACGATCCTTTTTGCGCATTTTTATCTTGTGCGCCCGGGTCTTCGGTGACATACAATCCTGGTATGCCAAGCCCGCCGCCGGCTTGGGTGACATCCATAATGGCGTTTAGAACGGCGGCCGGTTGTTCGCCGCTTTCGCCATGGCCGGAGGCTTCAAATCCAACCGCGTCAACCGCGGCATCCACTTCCGGAACGCCCAATATTTGCTCAATTTGTTCACCGAGCCGGTCGTGCTCTTGTAAATTAACGGTTTCGCAACCAAAGCTTTCCGCCTGTCGGAGACGTTCTTCAATGAGATCACCGACAATCACCGTGGAGGCACCAAGCAACTGGGCAGAATGTGCCGCCGCCAGTCCTACAGGTCCCGCGCCTGCCACATATACCGTGGATCCCATCGAAACTCCGGCAGAATAGGCACCGTGAAAACCGGTCGGGAAGATATCGGTGAGCATCGTTAGATCCAGTATTTTCTCCATGGCCTGCTCTTTATCCGGGAATTTTAGTAGCTGGAAATCGGCATAGGGCACCATCACATATTCGGATTGGCCGCCAACCCAGCCGCCCATATCGACATATCCATAGGCAGATCCCGGACGTTCTGGATTAACGTTGAGACAAATATGTGTTTTTTGTTGTTGGCACATGGTGCAACGCCCGCACGCGATATTAAAGGGGACGGAGACCATGTCGCCTTTTTTGATGAATTCCACATCGCGACCGGTTTCAACAACCTCTCCGGTAATTTCATGGCCGAGCACCAACCCTTTTGGCGCCGTTGTTCGTCCACGCACCATGTGTTGGTCACTTCCGCAAATATTTGTTGTGATCACCTTTAAAATAACGCCGTGTTCGCATTTGCGGCCTACATTTTCTTTTGGAACACCTGGGCCGTCCCGAAGAACCAACTCCGGGTATCCGATATCCTCAACGGTCACTTTCCCATCACCTTGATAAACCACGCCTTTGTTATTTGCCAATGATACCCCTCCAATAAAGGTAATGATTGAACCCGTGTTAGAACGAGCTTAACAATGCTATACCCTCATATTTGGCATTTAAATCATATTTTTCGGAGAATATCGAAGTTTTTTTAAGGAGTGAAACGTTTCACTTGATGATTCATGGAGTAAAATGATAAAGTAATTACAAACATTTTTATAAAAAAACTTCGGGGCAGGGTGAAAGTCCCTACCGGCGGTGACAGTCCGTGACCCGGTTTGCGCTTGCAAAACGGTGGATCTGGTGGAACTCCAGAGCCGACAGTGAAAGTCTGGATGGGAGAAGTTTAAGATGCGTATCTTCAAGCGAGCGGTGCTTGAAGTTTATGTACGATTGCAATACGTCTTTCATGCGTATTCGATCCTCATCAAAAAACGAAACCTCGGAGTCCACGAACTCCGGGGTTTTTTTGTCCCTGAAAAAAAGGAGACCGCTGGCCATGAATGATGATTGGTATATGCAGCATGCCTTGGATTTGGCCGCTGCGATGGAAGGGCAGACATCGCCAAATCCGATGGTGGGCGCTGTCATTGTAAAGAACGGGAGGATTGTCGGGACCGGTGCTCATATGGGTGCCGGGGAAGCTCATGCCGAAGTTCATGCCTTGAAAATGGCGGAGGGGCGTACGGGTGGCGCAACCATGTATGTGACGCTCGAACCTTGTAATCACCACGGACGCACGCCGCCTTGTTCAGAGAAAATAATAGAAGCGGGCATTGCGCGTGTCGTCGTCGCCGCAAAGGATGTGAATCCGGAAGTGGCCGGGAGTGGCATCGAAGCGCTTCGGAACGCCGGGGTGGAGACCGAGGTTGGCGTATTGGAAGAGAAAGCGGAAAAACTAAATGCAGCGTTTTTTCATTACGTGCAAACCGGGAAGCCTTATGTGACTGTTAAAACAGCTTCCACTCTCAATGGGGCAATGACATCCCCGAAGGGCGTATCCCCATGGATCACCGGGAAAGCTGCGCTTGCAGAGGTCCATCAACTTCGCCATATTCATGATGTTATTCTCGTAGGTGTTGAAACTGCATTGAATGACAACCCGGCACTCACCACCCGTTTGGAAATCGAAGGAAGAAACCCGATCAGGGTTGTGCTCGACCGCCATTTGCGAACGCCATTGGCTGCCCAGCTTGTTACCGATGGAAAGGCTCCTACATGGATTTTTACGGAAGAAAGCCGGGAATCGAACCACGCATCTGCATTAGAACAAAAAGGTGCGCGAGTCATTTCGATGTCAACGATAACCGCGAAAAGCGTGCTCGAGGAACTCGGCCGGGCCGACATTCAAACCGTTCTGGTCGAAGGCGGGCAAACGATTATTTCCGCATTTATAGCTGAAAATCAAGTCCAACGCTACATCTCCTATGTCGCTCCAAAATTATTCAGTGCAGATGCCGCGAACACGGAACTCGAGGTGGAGCATACACAAATGGTCGGCGGAGATATTAAAATTACAGCGACAACAAAGAAGGGGGATGCATCATGTTCACAGGGCTGATTGAAGAAGTAGGGGTGGTCAAAGACATTGTCCGGACCGGACAAAAAGGGCTGGTAACCATCCATTGTGCCCACGTATTGGAAGACGCCCGGATCGGGGACAGCATCGCCGTGAACGGAGTGTGTCTTACGGTTACTTCGATCCAGGGGGCACAATTTACGGCTGATATCATGAAGGAAACGTTTGCGAGCTCGACCTTATCCCAACTCAGGCACAATGATCCGGTCAACCTGGAACGGTCCATGGCAGCTGCCGATCGTTTCGGCGGACATATCGTCGCGGGCCATACCGATGGGGTCGGGGAGATTATTCAACGCACAACCGAAAGCGAATCGGTGAATTTTCAGATTAAGGTGGAGGGGGGCTTACTGCGCTATATCGTGCAAAAAGGCTCGGTGGCCGTGGATGGCATCAGTCTAACGGTCGCTCATGAGCATGCCGATAGCTTTATCGTCGCGATCATCCCCCATACGCTCGCGGAAACGAATCTCGGCAGCAAATCTGTAGGGGATCACGTGAATATAGAAACGGATATTATCGGCAAATATGTAGAAAAATTATTGCAGCCGGCGAACGATCAGCCGGAGCAAACAATTGATGCGCTTCTTGAGAAAAATGGGTTTTACGAAAGGAGGGAAGGATGATGTTTGATTCGGTGGAAAAGGGGATTAAAGCGCTCCGCGAAGGGAGAGTCATCATCGTTTGCGATGATGAAGATCGTGAAAATGAAGGTGATTTGGTGGCACTCGCGAGCACCGCGACTGCCGATACGGTAAATTTTATGGCCAAACATGGCCGCGGGCTTATTTGCGCCCCCATTACACGGGAGCGAGCGGACCATTTGTCGCTTTCGCAAATGGTTCATGACAACACAGACCCCCACGGCACGGCGTTTACGGTTAGCGTGGATTACCACGAATCTACAACAGGCATTTCTGCCGAGGAACGGGCAAAAACGGTGCGTGCACTCGCCTCCGATACCGCGAGAGCTGCTGACTTTAAGCGACCCGGGCACATCTTTCCCCTTGTAGCGCAGGATGGCGGTGTCCTTAAGCGCGCGGGCCACACGGAAGCAACTGTGGACCTCGCGAGAATCGCCGGTTCAGACGCGAGGGCAGGGTTGATTTGCGAAGTCATGAATGCGGACGGAACGATGGCTCGTGTGCCGGATTTAAAAGTCGTTGCTGATGAGTACGACATCCCGATGATTACCATTGCCGATTTGATTCATTATCGGCGCGAAAATGATTCGCTCGTGCATCGAGAGGTGGAAACTGCACTGCCAACGAAATTTGGTTCCTTTCGGGCGGTTGGGTATACAGATGAAGATGAAGGCCAGGAAAACATTGCGCTCGTTAAAGGGGATATTACCGACGGGGCTCCGGTCCTCGTCCGAATTCATTCGGAATGCATGACCGGTGATGTATTCGGGTCTGAACGCTGCGATTGCGGACCACAGCTGCACGCGGCTTTGGAAAAAATTGAAGAAGAAGGTCGGGGCGTATTGCTTTATATGCGCCAGGAAGGCCGGGGGATCGGCCTCATGAATAAACTTCGCGCATACAAACTGCAAGAAGAGGGATATGACACGGTAAATGCCAATGAGGAACTCGGGTATTCCGCTGACTTGCGCGATTATGGCATCGGCGCTCAAATTTTGCGGGATTTGGGGATTGAAAAAGTGCGTTTGTTAACGAATAATCCATGGAAAATCAGCGGTCTCGAAGGCTACGGCATCCACGTGGACGAACGTATCGGCTTGCAACTGCCTCCTGTGGAACACAACGAATCTTATTTGAAAACGAAGTTTCATAAACTCGGACATTTGCTGGAATTTTAGGAGGTTAATCATGGGAGAAATATTTGAAGGAAACTTGGTAGCAACAGATGTAAAAATAGGAATTGTCGTCGGTCGTTTTAATGAATTCATTACAAGCAAGCTCCTTGAAGGTGCAGAAGGAACGCTGGTCCGGCACGGGGCAAGTTCGG harbors:
- the fdhA gene encoding formaldehyde dehydrogenase, glutathione-independent; this translates as MGGVSLANNKGVVYQGDGKVTVEDIGYPELVLRDGPGVPKENVGRKCEHGVILKVITTNICGSDQHMVRGRTTAPKGLVLGHEITGEVVETGRDVEFIKKGDMVSVPFNIACGRCTMCQQQKTHICLNVNPERPGSAYGYVDMGGWVGGQSEYVMVPYADFQLLKFPDKEQAMEKILDLTMLTDIFPTGFHGAYSAGVSMGSTVYVAGAGPVGLAAAHSAQLLGASTVIVGDLIEERLRQAESFGCETVNLQEHDRLGEQIEQILGVPEVDAAVDAVGFEASGHGESGEQPAAVLNAIMDVTQAGGGLGIPGLYVTEDPGAQDKNAQKGSLNVRFGQGWAKAHTFVTGQTPAMYYNRGLMKSILSGNAQIAKAVNAQVISLDEAPEGYADFDQGAPKKFVIDPHGSLK
- the ribD gene encoding bifunctional diaminohydroxyphosphoribosylaminopyrimidine deaminase/5-amino-6-(5-phosphoribosylamino)uracil reductase RibD, producing the protein MNDDWYMQHALDLAAAMEGQTSPNPMVGAVIVKNGRIVGTGAHMGAGEAHAEVHALKMAEGRTGGATMYVTLEPCNHHGRTPPCSEKIIEAGIARVVVAAKDVNPEVAGSGIEALRNAGVETEVGVLEEKAEKLNAAFFHYVQTGKPYVTVKTASTLNGAMTSPKGVSPWITGKAALAEVHQLRHIHDVILVGVETALNDNPALTTRLEIEGRNPIRVVLDRHLRTPLAAQLVTDGKAPTWIFTEESRESNHASALEQKGARVISMSTITAKSVLEELGRADIQTVLVEGGQTIISAFIAENQVQRYISYVAPKLFSADAANTELEVEHTQMVGGDIKITATTKKGDASCSQG
- a CDS encoding riboflavin synthase — translated: MFTGLIEEVGVVKDIVRTGQKGLVTIHCAHVLEDARIGDSIAVNGVCLTVTSIQGAQFTADIMKETFASSTLSQLRHNDPVNLERSMAAADRFGGHIVAGHTDGVGEIIQRTTESESVNFQIKVEGGLLRYIVQKGSVAVDGISLTVAHEHADSFIVAIIPHTLAETNLGSKSVGDHVNIETDIIGKYVEKLLQPANDQPEQTIDALLEKNGFYERREG
- a CDS encoding bifunctional 3,4-dihydroxy-2-butanone-4-phosphate synthase/GTP cyclohydrolase II; amino-acid sequence: MFDSVEKGIKALREGRVIIVCDDEDRENEGDLVALASTATADTVNFMAKHGRGLICAPITRERADHLSLSQMVHDNTDPHGTAFTVSVDYHESTTGISAEERAKTVRALASDTARAADFKRPGHIFPLVAQDGGVLKRAGHTEATVDLARIAGSDARAGLICEVMNADGTMARVPDLKVVADEYDIPMITIADLIHYRRENDSLVHREVETALPTKFGSFRAVGYTDEDEGQENIALVKGDITDGAPVLVRIHSECMTGDVFGSERCDCGPQLHAALEKIEEEGRGVLLYMRQEGRGIGLMNKLRAYKLQEEGYDTVNANEELGYSADLRDYGIGAQILRDLGIEKVRLLTNNPWKISGLEGYGIHVDERIGLQLPPVEHNESYLKTKFHKLGHLLEF